The Danaus plexippus chromosome 17, MEX_DaPlex, whole genome shotgun sequence genome contains the following window.
TGGACGAttgatgtcattaaattataaatactttaagacGATTCGTGTAAGTATatagcatttattttttatgtaattttgtttccTTCTGTTGAACCTATTTCAtctgctttttttttattttttatgtctcgCGAAGTTTAGATATTTGTAAAACACTTTTAAAGAATCTCATTTAATACTAAACTCGACGTGTTATTAAACGAAATACATGTCACATTATTGATTCTAAAAACGGCATTGTactgttaaacatttttattcctaGCCACACTCGCGCCACAAATGTTTTGatggatttaataatttataatttatcataatttttcacGATGGGTCCAAATGTTTGCGTAccctcataaaaatatattaataaatgtttaaaattacccTTAAATCGGTTCATAAAAGAAGGATAGATTTCATGAGAACACagctatatatttctaatataattttttttaatcatctgACCATAGCAACGTAACagcgtttattatttatgtattcagaTCAAAGATTACGTGGGCGATCACTATATTTGACTTTTTTCTCCACTGTTACCGAACACCATTTAAAGGctacaaatttttatgatagacataaaaaaatataaccaaatTGAATTCACGGTCATTGTTACATTCAAACAACTGAAATGATCAAAACATTATGACAAGGTCGCCATATagactgattttttttttctaataaacaaaagaatttaaattctttacttcaatgaatttgtatgaactttttttaaaatgatatatatatatatattttttcaatagattaaaaatatattttatgatttagactacatattaattaatttaaattcatttttcttttaagttatGGAAAAggttgaaaatgtttaaacgCAAAATTGTTGgaatccattttttttaatttttaatgattttttttgtaaatttatttacaaaaacaaaattttacttcatagaacaattttattaagaaatattgcgTCAtcgttataataatagaaatatttaacggtatgtatgttttacaaatttttgtaaGTTTCGTGAATAAggaataaatttctaattaatttggTAATCAAAATGTTAACTGGAGCTtacttttatagaaaatatagaaaatgtagGTACATTATACCTTACTTTtcattttagtaatattttgtatttaatttaataattaattctaactCTATTACGTGATGtatgaatattcaataaattaattgtttaaaaataatcatcatcAGATTGGTTGGcagtataaaaagaaaatgttttttatattaactccTCAATGACAAATGTTTCGGTTGACAAAATTTTGAacggtaaaattttaaattagttccTTCCAGTCTTCCGCAAAGAAATGAAGATAATATGTAGTGTTTATTTCTTAAGGATATCAATTCTTATTTTCTTTCGTAAATAGTAGATAATGTTACATCAGTTTTCAACCTTCTCATGGTATGAAATGCGCAATACTAGAGAATGCCGCTACTCTTGTttcaagtttaattataacttgaaGTTATAGCATCAAGAGTATTAGcatcaaattatttgtttaaaacttttcataatataaataaaaaaatgcaatgaAGTTAATTGAAAACCAAAGAGGTTCGattcattaatatgtaataacctgttaaactaaatgtaaaaaaataataaataatataagtattaaatattccaaattattcgacagaaaaaaaaatataagctgACTTTCTGCGAAAAATCACAGCAacgaaagttaaaaaaaactttcttataagctctcttattttatatattattttaaccgaAGCGCATTTcaacatttgaatttttaaataaataatttgtgttaGAAATAGGAACTTCatttatctaatttaattaaattaaatttttaagatttcgcAAGTTTTGTGAACAACAAGATGACACTTATTACGGATGCACAATAATTAATCGCAATTAGTTTTGCTTTGCCCATCgtgtacagtaatttaaatgccGTTCATTTCGTGATGTTGCTAggaaaaatagatttatcttaatcaattataaaattatattaaagataggtattgtacaaaattaacCTACCATAGATTAATCTATCTACCTTAAATATATCGCATtgtaaacaaaagaatataaaatgattctaTACAATTTTCTCACCCTATTTGTAAGATGTAGGGCAGAAATTgattgaataacaaaaaataactaaactgATCGCGTAACACTATTGTTAGGGGAATTACGTATTGTGTATGTAATAATGAGACAAGTTATTGTCTATGGAAAACCAATGCCATGGAAATATCACCAGGAATGATAATTGACGGTTTGGCTTGAtagatatcaaaataaaaatattctaatatataatttcctcAGTCTGAAAGGAACAAGGCCAAGAtagatttgattattttatttttcgtgtAGACAGTAgtgtaaaatgttaaatgttaaaaaaaaaactttactctgtcatttcataaaaatgttttttgtcgTGAACTTGATGCTCTTCGGTGATAGTACCACTCAGACGTGCGAGGTCGATTCGACCTGAATCACAATTCATTTCGTATAAATACAGtcttttgttacattttatcccatttattacaaaaatatataatatgcttGTTTACATATATGGGTTGGACAAATGAATTATAGATGTATATTAGTTGTATGTGTTAGTTCTTTGTTTGGAAAATGTATTGTTAGTAAGATTGAAATTTGAATAGAGCAAGTTTTATAGTCTATGAATTATACAAGGACAATTAAACATGACATCGTCAGAATAGGTTTTCCCATATTTCGGGTCCAAAAGCATCTGCAATAAATGTTAGTTGATCACGACTTATGCCTTTGAATCCGATTGCCATTTATAAAGTGGCAAGGATATCACGAAATGAGGGAAACCCAGCTATAAACCTTTGTCTGCAAGGACataaactgttttaatttatactcacATCTAGTTAATAACTatgtatagtaatttattgtCCTTTTGGTCTGAgtgttctatatttttaatggataAATATCCCATTCTAGGTAAAGGTGGTTCCAGTGACGGAGAGTGAAATAGTGATATAGTGGATGTGTAGTGTTTCTGTTATACAATGAGAAGACGTTTGTGCTGCTGACTGCCCAACGCCGATTACATTATTATGCAAGTGTGGCCGTACTAGCACATCAACATTTGAGTTGACATTTGAGGCAATGTCGAGTGAATATTGTGAATATTAAACGATGGCTTTGGCAAACTTTACTGTGGCTACTAGCGGTGTTGCCACTCCGGCACTCCCAGCAACCACTGCAGCGCCTTTTCGAGTAAATCTTGATGATTTGTTATACTCCCCCGAAGAACAACAGGCTGGATATGCCCCTCATTACAGTGGCAACGAACCATTCACACCCCCTAATTTACAACAGCACAGAAAGTCTAAAGTTCGAAAACGTGCTGGTACTGCATACCTTCCGCCACCAAATCAATTCACGCATTATCCACGACAAGATAACATACCTCAGAATCCTTTCAATAGTCCACTACACTCACAAATCTATCAACAAAATACAAGGCTTGGCATTCAAATAGAAAACCAACGAGTTCATGATATAAATTCTCAGTTCGATAATAATGGACAGTACGTACATGATCCAACTGGCGACTATGATTACGAACAAAAAAGAACTGATAAAAATATGCCAAATCTTGCCACTTACAATCCGGGATACGTGGATCTACCTTACGCACCAGCTTCAACGCAGAGTCCTTTATCTAGTCGAAGGTTTGAGAATATACCAAACcaaaatacaaatactaaTGTTCCGAGTATGACAACGTCACCTCAAAGTTCTCGAAAGCCAACTGATGCTGGATCTAACACAAGTGGAAGCAGTACCAATACACAGGTACCTCCAGACCGTCCtcgaggttttactaaagtgGAAACAGGAGGCACGGGCGGCAAAACTCAATTGCACGCCATTTTGGATTACGACGACGATTATTATGAAGATGTTCCTGGATCAggtaataatttcatacaatttttgcCTCAATTGCTTCCGATATAActcaattaaagaaatttaaaatcagaCTGAACATGTTTATCCTTATACATTAAGGACAAATGTGAGGACATTTATTTAGCGAAGCATTATTCATTACTCAACAGTATCCAAGTCGATTCAAGTCAATGTTAATTAGGTTTATTACATGCAACACTTTTTGCGCTTGCTTGTATGTTGGAATAACCattgattgaaataaattgttagaCTATGTTACAATTAGATTATTATCTACAAAATGGTTAGAATAGGTACCTAAAAGACATTGAAAAGGCACGATCGGTCCAATTACTTCCACTATCAGTAACAACTAGCCTTAAGCCACGGCGTAAGATAAGGAATGAGAGcgaaaattgatattttattactaataacaGTAAATTCTTGGCATGTTATTAACCACGTTGAATTGATTGATCGTTCTATAAAACCAAGGTCACGAGATTGATCGCTTACGCTTTTATATTGACCCTTGCATGAAAGGCCTTCGGTCGCTTAACACTGACTCGTGAGTAACTAAAATCAGAGACAAACTGTTCTGTCATGTTGGGTAGGGACCTATTAGTATTTGCGTTCGTGTCGTTAGAAATACATTATTACCGAATATTATGATGAAAAGTGATATGTCGTGCCGTTGACTTTACAACACTAATCACACCAGATTCTACGATAATAGTTATTACACAACACAAAGCGTCATAAAAGTGTGTCTctgatattaattactattttaagtACATAGGCTAGTGCCTAGCAGGTAAATACTGAATAAGTATTAGATAATTGATTGTGGCAAGCGTTGAAAAGTATTGTAAGAttgtatgatttaataattttctaatgaacgtaaatttatatttttctattcaaatttctaaaatgtaaaaaaaagacattCTGTGGTCACaacttaatgaatttattaaaacaaaagatttaattttaacagaagATAAGAGTCCAAAAGGTGTTCTATAAATGTTTGTCACCTGACGAGTTATTTACGCCCATTCTTACTTTACCCTTAACAGTGGTGAAGTTCATAGCGTACAAACAGATAATAACTTAATGTACTCTAGATTTAGTGACTCCTCATTGTTAGATTGATCACATGAGACAATGAAAGTCAAACTGAATTTATTACAGATCCATCATCGAACTTACAATCTTACTATACATAATTCCGACAAAACGTTTGGActgtatttaacaataatgaaCAGAAAGATATTCAGAATTGCTAAATGCGATAGCTCTAACACTAAATATCAGCCGAATATCAGGTGAGcgtagtaatatttattgaaatatagacaaatttatttaggaATTGCATAAGAGTTTGACCCCACACGCTATTAACATACATGTTTACGTGAATATTGCGTGGGTCTTCACAGCAACCTTGGTTTCACTTTCATAAGGCCGTAAGAAACCGCTTTTACGTTACTTTCACGATAAGATTCACTCGTCAGTGTATTCTGCGTCTAATTATTCAAgacatatacaaaatatgttcacttaaaatatatctatacttGATGGTTGCAGTAAGATTTCTCAGAATAACAGTTTTACTTGGAACATTAAAGTTGTTTCCTTggtgtcatatattttttgttagcaACTTATCAAGGACGAAGGTAATCACAGATTATGAAAATGCCTACAATTGTAAGCAAATTTTTTGTCGTACCATCATATAACAAATCATTTGAATGTTGAAACTCCTTCATATTTACATCAAATCAATCTAATTAcggaaacatttatttttttattcgttaagggccctttaaacctacacctgagtcgcaag
Protein-coding sequences here:
- the LOC116771388 gene encoding protein spaetzle 3, producing the protein MALANFTVATSGVATPALPATTAAPFRVNLDDLLYSPEEQQAGYAPHYSGNEPFTPPNLQQHRKSKVRKRAGTAYLPPPNQFTHYPRQDNIPQNPFNSPLHSQIYQQNTRLGIQIENQRVHDINSQFDNNGQYVHDPTGDYDYEQKRTDKNMPNLATYNPGYVDLPYAPASTQSPLSSRRFENIPNQNTNTNVPSMTTSPQSSRKPTDAGSNTSGSSTNTQVPPDRPRGFTKVETGGTGGKTQLHAILDYDDDYYEDVPGSDVGQAVTPLQGPILLRNGTVPVVPLTSYPTVNNGSFYQIPILWTALSLALGYELQGQVIRGVPCVKRNFQLYCPTAGNTYPLDKIETFIDENKALIKRMYGSFTVPGGTRVRRAPGVPDMHSGDSYFRHIRQTKPKLPDTQSVNNTGRIDACESKTEIMTPYWALNSARKVRAIVNTMHFEQAIHQEVCSKKSTSRCSADCGCEQKYKWHRLLAYDPNDDCAGIFMDWFLFPSCCVCRCKP